The proteins below come from a single Corylus avellana chromosome ca3, CavTom2PMs-1.0 genomic window:
- the LOC132175799 gene encoding zinc finger BED domain-containing protein RICESLEEPER 2-like isoform X2 yields MNTLERYYQKDSKKKRKVLAVDVKESNGVSTISNFTYDPMNARELCSHMILYHEYPFTFVEDVLFNKLISAITPHWETISWVTAKSDCFATYELEKKKLKTLLRGVLKVNITTDMWTSGEEVSYMVVTCHFIDSDWHLHRHVLNLCNVSPPHTGVLIADALQKCFQDWEIENKIYSITVDNARENDVAMRILKNDFNLKKSLSIGGNLFHVRCCAHITNLLVQDSLGEIGDIIDCIREGIQYLVASEGRLKQFIDIAKQLQLTSKKLVLDVPTRWNSTYLMLVAALEFKEVFSMYKDMDTSFHWALRVDDWVKVENVCQLLQVFNNVTNIILRSDYPTANLFLFEVWRMKQVLAEKCRDQNENIKSLAQKMNAKFEKYWGECSLLMAIAAVLDPSGKMRIIRFCFPLIYQEPEATTNIEFVLTVLHELYNEYVKEHNSSVMEQNVQGNACESSSNSNSISMVGGNAQSGKARFRSFLRTVQPIKSELQLYLEEGLYICDRGSYEKFNALDWWKANTSKFRILSKLARDILSIPITTVSSESTFSAGGKVLDPYRASLSAETVQMLICGADWVRALYELENKSIDPTEEDPTEEDPTEFQIVIP; encoded by the exons ATGAATACCTTGGAAAGGTATTACCAAAAAG ACTCTAAGAAGAAGCGGAAGGTTTTGGCGGTTGATGTTAAGGAGTCCAATGGTGTGAGCACCATCTCGAATTTTACTTATGATCCAATGAATGCAAGAGAACTTTGTTCTCATATGATCCTTTATCATGAGTATCCCTTTACGTTTGTGGAGGATGTGTTATTTAACAAGCTTATAAGTGCCATCACACCGCACTGGGAAACAATTTCTTGGGTTACTGCAAAGAGTGATTGCTTTGCCACTTATGAattagagaagaagaagttaaaAACTTTGTTGAGAGGGGTTCTCAAAGTTAACATCACAACTGACATGTGGACTTCGGGTGAAGAAGTTTCGTATATGGTTGTGACATGTCATTTCATAGATTCTGATTGGCATTTACATCGGCATGTATTGAACCTTTGTAATGTGTCGCCTCCACATACCGGGGTTCTTATTGCTGATGCACTTCAGAAGTGTTTTCAAGATTGGGAGATTGAGAATAAAATTTATTCGATCACGGTAGACAATGCAAGAGAGAATGACGTTGCCATGAGGatcttgaaaaatgattttaatcTGAAAAAGTCTTTGTCTATTGGGGGAAATCTGTTTCACGTGCGCTGTTGTGCGCACATAACTAATTTGTTGGTTCAAGATAGCCTTGGTGAGATTGGTGATATTATTGATTGTATTAGGGAGGGTATTCAATATTTGGTGGCATCAGAGGGGAGGTTGAAGCAATTTATTGATATTGCAAAACAATTGCAATTGACTTCAAAGAAATTGGTTTTGGACGTACCCACCCGATGGAATAGCACCTATTTGATGTTAGTAGCTGCACTTGAGTTTAAAGAGGTCTTTTCGATGTATAAAGACATGGATACGAGTTTTCATTGGGCGCTGAGGGTTGATGATTGGGTTAAAGTGGAAAATGTGTGTCAACTCTTACAGGTCTTCAACAATGTAACGAACATCATATTAAGGAGTGACTATCCAACTGCCAATTTATTCCTTTTTGAAGTGTGGAGAATGAAACAGGTCTTGGCTGAGAAGTGTAGGGATCAGAATGAGAATATCAAATCCTTGGCACAAAAAATGAATGCTaagtttgagaaatattggGGAGAGTGTAGCTTGTTGATGGCAATTGCAGCAGTGTTGGACCCAAGTGGTAAGATGAGGATAATACgtttttgtttccctttgatCTATCAAGAGCCGGAAGCTACTACAAATATTGAATTTGTCCTTACAGTTTTGCACGAGTTATATAATGAGTATGTTAAGGAACATAATTCAAGTGTTATGGAACAAAATGTGCAAGGCAATGCATGCGAAAGCTCTTCAAATAGTAATTCTATTAGTATGGTTGGGGGGAATGCCCAGAGTGGTAAGGCAAGGTTTCGGTCATTCCTTAGAACAGTGCAACCGATTAAATCAGAGTTGCAACTATATTTGGAGGAGGgtctatatatatgtgatagGGGTTCATATGAGAAATTTAACGCGTTGGATTGGTGGAAAGCGAATACCTCTAAGTTTCGCATCTTGTCTAAATTGGCCCGAGATATATTGTCAATACCAATTACCACTGTGAGTTCAGAGTCCACATTCAGTGCTGGTGGAAAGGTTCTTGATCCGTATCGAGCTTCGTTATCAGCAGAAACAGTGCAGATGTTAATATGTGGGGCTGATTGGGTTAGAGCATTATATGAGCTTGAAAACAAGTCTATT GACCCAACTGAGGAGGACCCAACTGAGGAAGACCCAACTGAGTTTCAGATTGTCATACCGTAG
- the LOC132175799 gene encoding zinc finger BED domain-containing protein RICESLEEPER 2-like isoform X1, producing MNTLERYYQKDSKKKRKVLAVDVKESNGVSTISNFTYDPMNARELCSHMILYHEYPFTFVEDVLFNKLISAITPHWETISWVTAKSDCFATYELEKKKLKTLLRGVLKVNITTDMWTSGEEVSYMVVTCHFIDSDWHLHRHVLNLCNVSPPHTGVLIADALQKCFQDWEIENKIYSITVDNARENDVAMRILKNDFNLKKSLSIGGNLFHVRCCAHITNLLVQDSLGEIGDIIDCIREGIQYLVASEGRLKQFIDIAKQLQLTSKKLVLDVPTRWNSTYLMLVAALEFKEVFSMYKDMDTSFHWALRVDDWVKVENVCQLLQVFNNVTNIILRSDYPTANLFLFEVWRMKQVLAEKCRDQNENIKSLAQKMNAKFEKYWGECSLLMAIAAVLDPSGKMRIIRFCFPLIYQEPEATTNIEFVLTVLHELYNEYVKEHNSSVMEQNVQGNACESSSNSNSISMVGGNAQSGKARFRSFLRTVQPIKSELQLYLEEGLYICDRGSYEKFNALDWWKANTSKFRILSKLARDILSIPITTVSSESTFSAGGKVLDPYRASLSAETVQMLICGADWVRALYELENKSIEDPTEEDPTEEDPTEFQIVIP from the exons ATGAATACCTTGGAAAGGTATTACCAAAAAG ACTCTAAGAAGAAGCGGAAGGTTTTGGCGGTTGATGTTAAGGAGTCCAATGGTGTGAGCACCATCTCGAATTTTACTTATGATCCAATGAATGCAAGAGAACTTTGTTCTCATATGATCCTTTATCATGAGTATCCCTTTACGTTTGTGGAGGATGTGTTATTTAACAAGCTTATAAGTGCCATCACACCGCACTGGGAAACAATTTCTTGGGTTACTGCAAAGAGTGATTGCTTTGCCACTTATGAattagagaagaagaagttaaaAACTTTGTTGAGAGGGGTTCTCAAAGTTAACATCACAACTGACATGTGGACTTCGGGTGAAGAAGTTTCGTATATGGTTGTGACATGTCATTTCATAGATTCTGATTGGCATTTACATCGGCATGTATTGAACCTTTGTAATGTGTCGCCTCCACATACCGGGGTTCTTATTGCTGATGCACTTCAGAAGTGTTTTCAAGATTGGGAGATTGAGAATAAAATTTATTCGATCACGGTAGACAATGCAAGAGAGAATGACGTTGCCATGAGGatcttgaaaaatgattttaatcTGAAAAAGTCTTTGTCTATTGGGGGAAATCTGTTTCACGTGCGCTGTTGTGCGCACATAACTAATTTGTTGGTTCAAGATAGCCTTGGTGAGATTGGTGATATTATTGATTGTATTAGGGAGGGTATTCAATATTTGGTGGCATCAGAGGGGAGGTTGAAGCAATTTATTGATATTGCAAAACAATTGCAATTGACTTCAAAGAAATTGGTTTTGGACGTACCCACCCGATGGAATAGCACCTATTTGATGTTAGTAGCTGCACTTGAGTTTAAAGAGGTCTTTTCGATGTATAAAGACATGGATACGAGTTTTCATTGGGCGCTGAGGGTTGATGATTGGGTTAAAGTGGAAAATGTGTGTCAACTCTTACAGGTCTTCAACAATGTAACGAACATCATATTAAGGAGTGACTATCCAACTGCCAATTTATTCCTTTTTGAAGTGTGGAGAATGAAACAGGTCTTGGCTGAGAAGTGTAGGGATCAGAATGAGAATATCAAATCCTTGGCACAAAAAATGAATGCTaagtttgagaaatattggGGAGAGTGTAGCTTGTTGATGGCAATTGCAGCAGTGTTGGACCCAAGTGGTAAGATGAGGATAATACgtttttgtttccctttgatCTATCAAGAGCCGGAAGCTACTACAAATATTGAATTTGTCCTTACAGTTTTGCACGAGTTATATAATGAGTATGTTAAGGAACATAATTCAAGTGTTATGGAACAAAATGTGCAAGGCAATGCATGCGAAAGCTCTTCAAATAGTAATTCTATTAGTATGGTTGGGGGGAATGCCCAGAGTGGTAAGGCAAGGTTTCGGTCATTCCTTAGAACAGTGCAACCGATTAAATCAGAGTTGCAACTATATTTGGAGGAGGgtctatatatatgtgatagGGGTTCATATGAGAAATTTAACGCGTTGGATTGGTGGAAAGCGAATACCTCTAAGTTTCGCATCTTGTCTAAATTGGCCCGAGATATATTGTCAATACCAATTACCACTGTGAGTTCAGAGTCCACATTCAGTGCTGGTGGAAAGGTTCTTGATCCGTATCGAGCTTCGTTATCAGCAGAAACAGTGCAGATGTTAATATGTGGGGCTGATTGGGTTAGAGCATTATATGAGCTTGAAAACAAGTCTATT GAGGACCCAACTGAGGAGGACCCAACTGAGGAAGACCCAACTGAGTTTCAGATTGTCATACCGTAG